CTTATAATCATCTGGGAGGGAGTACCCAAAGTGAAAATGCTATAACTTCTACTGTCATGAGCGGACTTTTCAAGAGTAATACAGCCAATGATAATGTAACCAGAAATAACTCGGTTACGCTGAACTACAACAGGAATCCGGATAGTCTGGGGTCTGCGTTCTTTATTGGTGCGCAGTATGCAGGTTATGTGTCTGATACAGATGATCATATAAGTGAAGATAACCTGGTTGACGAACAGGTCGCATTCAGAATTCTGAATAATAAGGCTGGTTATAAAATCAGACTGGCCAATGCACAGCTGGATTATACAAAAGCTTTTGATTTAAATCACAAGCTGGACTTTGGCATGAAATACAGTTATGCCGCCAATAAATCATATTCAGATTTTTTTATAACTAAAAATGATAATGTTTTTTTTCCTGATGGTACACAGTCAGCAGATTTTAAATATCAGGAAAATATTCCTGCAGTTTACCTGAACTTTAATGGTCAGATGAACGAAAAGATAAATTACGGTCTCGGCATAAGGAACGAATGGACCAGTTACAAACTGGAAACGAATGTTCAGGGATTGGAAAATATAAAGGACAGCTATTTTAATCTGTTTCCGAATGCTTTTATATCCATTAAGCCAGCCGATCAGACACTGTTCAGATTCTCTTATACTTCCAGGATAACCAGGCCAAGGTATCAGTCTTTAAATCCTTCGGGTATTTATCAGGATGCCTATACCAGTATAGAAGGAAATCCTTATTTGAAGCCTGAAAAAACACATGCTTTTGAAGCCGGGCTATCGTATAAAGTATACAGTTTTAAAGTGGGCTATAATCATACAACAGACGCGATTTCTGGTGCCGCAATACAAGGTAAGGCAGAAAATACTTATGTATTAAAACCACTGAATTTTGACAGACTGGATTCCTGGTTTATTTCTCTGTCTGTTCCATTTAACCGCGATTGGTGGACTTCAATGAATACAGTGGATATGACTTATAATAAGTACATGACCAGTGAATTTCTTTATGGTTTGAAAAGGAGCCGGCCGCAGTTGCATTTATATTCCGTAAATAGTTTTAAGATTGGAAATCTGTTCAGAATTCAGGCACTGGGCCGGTATACCGGAGATTTATATGATGGGATTTTTTACAGAAAAAATCAGATTTTAGTAGCTCTGGGGCTGGAGAAGGATTTTTTGAATAAAGCTTTAAGACTCAATTTTACAGCCAATGACATTTTTCGCAGAGACAGACCATCTGGTAGCTATGAAATTGGTGAGACTTATATCGAGTTTGCCAGGATGAATAACAACAAGTATTATCGAATGACACTGAGCTATAATTTTGGCAGGTTGAAAAAAGTCACCTACTCGAATAAATCTACCGGACAGGACGAAAATAGCAGGGTTAGATAGACACAATTATCAAATGATTTTATCTAAATAATGTCTGTTGTATTAAAAACAAACGTTTGTGTAACAATTAAATGTCATATCCATGACAAATGGAAAATTTATTGTCCTTCTTTAAATAAAACCACATATATATTGTATTTCAACTAAAATATTACATAGGAAAGTATTAGCCAATCCTTTTTCACTTTAAATCTATGCAAGCGTTTGCGTTGCTAAAAACGCAGGATTTGAGTTGGTTGTCAATAACTTAATCATCAGCAAAGCGCGAACCACCTTTGCCTTATTAACTAAACAACCTAACTAAATCTAAACTTTATGAAGTGTACTCTACCTTTCATTAAGGTTTGCTGCGCATTATTAATACTTCAGGGTATTTATAGCAATGCAGATGGCAAACCTCTCTCGCTGGTATCTGGTAATTTTAAGCGGATCAACCAGCCTCCAAAAACCTTAGCTATAGTTATTCAGGGTGTTGTCAAAGATGCTCAGGGAATTCCTATTCCCGGCGTGACTATCTACGTCAAAGGAAGAAAAAATGCGATGACAAGCACAGATAGCAGCGGCTCTTTTAAAATCAGTGTAAATGAAAATGATATCATTATTTTCAGAATGATTGGTTTTGTTGACAAGGAAGTTCCGGTAAATGGGAAAACAAACATTTCAGTTATCTTAAAAGAAGATAAGAATGACCTGAATGAAGTAATTGTTACCGGATACGGCAGTATTAACCGTAAAAAGACTACAGCTGCAATAGCCAGTATTACAAGTAAGGATATAGAAAACCTACCTGCGGCAAGTGTTGATGTACTTTTACAAGGAAAACTGCCAGGCGTAAACGTACAGAATTTTAGCGGGCAACCGGGGGTGAAAACTTCACTGGTTGTAAGGGGAAATACAAAAATCCCGATGTCTTCGGCTAATTTTAATACAGATGATTTATATAGTAATCCATTATATGTAATAGATGGAATACCTATTGGTGATGATGAGATCAGAGCTTTTGATGCTACCGGAACCAACTTTCTGGCCAGTCTGAATCCCAATGATGTAGAGTCTATTGATGTATTGAAAGATGCATCAGCAGCGGCTTTATATGGATCCAGAGCAGCAAACGGTGTTATCCTGATTAAAACCAAAAGAGGTAAACTGGGGGTACCCAGAATAAGTTTTAATACTTACCATGGGTATACGCAAAAACCTAAGGAAGTGGCAACGTTAATCGGAGCTGCAGAGCGCAGACAGAAGATGGATCTGATTTATAATTACGGAACAGATCTGCAATTACGTAATCAGGTTCCGCAATTACTGACTGATAGTTTGAATCCCGCATTTAACAATAATAATGATTATCAGAATCTGTTTTATCAGTCTGGTGCGGTACAGAATTATGATATTTCTGTTTCAGGAGGGTCTGAGGCTGTCAATTATCGTATTGGTGCCGGTTTATATAATGAGAAAGGTGTAGTGATTAATACAGGGTACAAACGTTATTCTTTTAACAGTAACGTAGGGGTGAACATCAGTAAGAATCTGGAATTAATTACCAGTCTTCGTGCATCCAGTGGTAAACGTCTGGTAGGATCAGAGCAACCATCTTATAATAATTACAGAAACCTGTTCAAGATCAATCCTGTTTCTATGCCATCTTCTTTGTTACAGCTTTCAGGAGTAGACCGGGATGCAGCACTTAATCCATATTCTTATAAAAGAAATGATAACGTCAATAATGATCTGACTGGAAGTGGAGAACTGAGATTAACCTTTTTGAAAGACTTTAGAGTAAGCACACGTGCTGCCATAAGTTATTCTACTTCAAAACAGGATTATTCTTCTCCTTCTTTTTTACAGGATGACGGTTTGGCCTATTCAGAATCCATTTCTAATCTGAGACAGAAGTATATTCTGACCAATAACCTGGTATGGATAAAAACACTGGCTAAAAAACATAACATAACTGCAACTGCAGTTCAGGAGTTTGAGAGCAGAAGAAATGAGTCAACTGATTTATATGGAAGTGGAGTGCCAAATGATAATATCAAAATTGTAAACGGTATCCCTAATGGAAAACTGTTTGGTTCTACTGACTTATCTACTTATGCAAAACTTTCATATCTGGGGGCGATGCATTATGATTATGACGGAAAATATCTGATTGATGCTTCTTATCGTGCTGATGCTTCTTCCCGTTTTGGTAAGAACAATAAATGGGGTTATTTCCCTGCCGTATCAGTAGGATGGATGATTTCTAATGAAGAATTCATCAAGAAATTCAGTTGGGTTGACGAATTAAAACTGAGAGCAAGCTGGGGCCGTGCGGGTGATGAGAGCAGTATCGGAGATAACTCACGTTATAATGCCTATACCTATGATGCAGGTTATCAGGGTGCCACATCTACAAGTTATGGCGGAAAAACTGTTGTAATTCCTGATTACAGGGGGATTACAAATGATAATATTACCTGGCAGCGGTCTGATGAGCTGAATTTAGGACTTGACATGATCTTGTTCAAAAACAGATTGAATTTAACTGTTGATGCTTATACCAGAAACACTACCGGACAGATGTTAAGTATTACTATCCCGGAGTATTCAGGTTACCTGAACACATTTACCAATGCTGCAGGGGTTAGAAACTCAGGAGTTGAGATTAACCTGAGCGGAGTAGCTGTTAAAGCAAAGAATTTTGAATGGAGACCTTCACTTAATTTATCATTTAATAAAAATATGGTCACTGCACTGCCAAATGGGAACCGTGATTTGTATTATACAGATGGTAGTGGCAGAACTTCAGTTTATATTGTTGGCAAGCCTATCAATATGTACTATATGTATATCAATGATGGTGTAATTACTTCTACGAATGATCTTTTAGTTAATCCATATACTGGTGCGGTAGGCGCAACCAAATGGGGAACACTAAGATTAGGTTATCCAAAATGGCGTGATACCAACGGAGATTATTTTCTGTCTGACAATGCCGGACAGAACGATTTGACATTCTACGGAGATCCCAATCCTAAAGTAACCGGTGGTTTTACCAATTTCTTCAGGTATAAAGGCTTTTCAGTACAGATCTTAACCACTTTTACATTTGGTCGTACCATTGTGAACAACACACTGGCAAAAAGACTTTCTAATGGTTTGTTTTACGGAAATCCTGAAGATTTTGCCAAAGCTTCTATTTCTGATATCAGCAAGTATAATTACTGGCGTCAACCTGGCGATCAGACAACTTTCCCGGCTATAAATCCCTATATGGGCCTATATGCATGGCGTGCTTCGCAGAGTCTGTTTGTTGAACCAGGCTGGTATGTAAGGATTAAAAATGTCAGTCTTAGCTATGCTTTCGATGCCAAAAAAATAAGCTGGCTGAAAGCAGCGAAGATAGACAACCTGCGTTTGTACAGCACCATTGATAACCTGCATATTTTTCAGAGTTTTTCCGGAGTTGATGCAGAACGTGTAGATGGTATGGGGTATGATTACGGCGATGGATATCCAATACCTACGAAATATACATTAGGCGTACAGGTAGGATTTTAATTATTAAACAAGAACAAGATGAAGATATTCAATATAAAATACAGGGTACTGGCAGTTGGACTGTTAATGCTTTTGAGTTGTTTTACATTCTCCTGTAAAAAGGCACTCGAAAATAATCTGGAAAATGCGACTTATGAAAATTCATTCTGGCAAAATGAAAAGGATGTAGATGGAGCTGTTTTAGGTGCTTATGCACTTTTACGAAAAAGTCTGTTTAGGGACAATTGCTTTTTTCTGTGGGGAGATGGACCTGTCGGAATTTTCAATTCGGATGATACCAATGTTTCTGGTATGTATACCTCCGGATCATTTACTGTGGCTTACCGCCAGGAAGGGGCACATAACTGGACAAACTGGTTTCAGATTGTAAGTTTATCCAATCTGGTCTTAGAAAAAGCCGGTGCACTGCCAGATGCTAAATTTGCTGCGGGCCGTAAGAATTATTTATTGGGTGAAGCTTATTTTTTACGTGCTTTATCTTATTTCTATATGACCAGGGTATGGGGAGATGTTCCTTTACAGTTAACTGCGATTACGACAGCAGATCAGGTGAAATTAATTGGCACTACTGATGAAAAGCTGATTATGAATCAGGTTATTGCTGATGCAACTAAAGCATCTGCCTTGCTGACCTGGGATGGGCTGGGTGAAAATCAACGGATAAGAGCAAGTAAAGCTTCAGCACTTGCATTGCTTGCCCACGCTTCTGCCTGGAAAAATGATTATGCAAAAACAGTTCTTTATACTGATTCACTGATCAGCAGAGCCGATTTATTTAACCTGGAGCCTAAAGGTGCAATTCGTAAAGTATTCAGTAATACCAGCAGTTCTGAGAATATTTTTGTTATTCCGTCAAAATATGCTAATAATGAGTCCAGCAGTAATAGCACAATTGCCTTTTTAACAGTGAGTAGTGATATTGTTAAAGGAATGCCGAATTCAAATCCAACTTACTGGTTGTCACCTATCGCTCTTGATAATTTATACAGTACTGATGATGCCAGAAAAAAGGAATTTGTGGCTTACCGCAGTGTCAGTGATCTTAAACCTAATCTGGTTAAATATGCAGATATACAGAATGTCGGATCAGATGGGAAATATGATCTTCGTGCAGAAAGCAATCTGATTATATTCAGACTGGCTGATATTATTTTATTAAAAGCAGAAGCTTTAAATGCTTTAGGGAGAGACGGAGAGGCACTGACAGCAATTAATCAGATCCGTACCAGGTCGGGAGTTGCATCGGTTTCCAGTTCATCACTTTTACTGAAACGGGATATTTTACTGGAACGTGAACGTGAACTGATCGGGGAAGGGCAGAGCTATTTTGACATAGTTCGCAACAGCAGATCATACGGAATTGATGGAAGTGGCTTTTATCCTTCATGGATGAATAAAGACCGCTTTAGTAAAAAAGGCTGGTTATGGCCTATCAACAATAGTATCATTAATGCTAATAGTCTCATCAGTCAGAATGAATGGTGGAAAGGCCGCTATTAATCTTCATCCGATAATATAAAAACTATGAAAATGAAATTAAGACACTTATATATCACGGCTCTTCTGCTTGTTTTGTTCGGCAGTGCCTGTAAAAAAAGCGCGATTACTGATGGCGGGTTAAGTAAGGAAAAAATAGATATGACAACCTATGATTTTGTGAAAT
This portion of the Pedobacter lusitanus genome encodes:
- a CDS encoding RagB/SusD family nutrient uptake outer membrane protein, translating into MKIFNIKYRVLAVGLLMLLSCFTFSCKKALENNLENATYENSFWQNEKDVDGAVLGAYALLRKSLFRDNCFFLWGDGPVGIFNSDDTNVSGMYTSGSFTVAYRQEGAHNWTNWFQIVSLSNLVLEKAGALPDAKFAAGRKNYLLGEAYFLRALSYFYMTRVWGDVPLQLTAITTADQVKLIGTTDEKLIMNQVIADATKASALLTWDGLGENQRIRASKASALALLAHASAWKNDYAKTVLYTDSLISRADLFNLEPKGAIRKVFSNTSSSENIFVIPSKYANNESSSNSTIAFLTVSSDIVKGMPNSNPTYWLSPIALDNLYSTDDARKKEFVAYRSVSDLKPNLVKYADIQNVGSDGKYDLRAESNLIIFRLADIILLKAEALNALGRDGEALTAINQIRTRSGVASVSSSSLLLKRDILLERERELIGEGQSYFDIVRNSRSYGIDGSGFYPSWMNKDRFSKKGWLWPINNSIINANSLISQNEWWKGRY
- a CDS encoding outer membrane beta-barrel family protein, which gives rise to MSRIFITLFSFILLAGINVCAQSVNIKGIVIDTNTRKGIEFATVTLLSVKDSLPVKSVFTDASGRFQLTSVQNGTYLLLTSSLEYHWKYHGPLQISSARQELDLGLILMQVNQRTLKGVEVVAQVPLFRNRANGTVEVNVANTILATNTTAIEILSKSPNINVTETGVFVLGKGEAIIYLNGRRITTEQLSSISASQIRKIEIITNPSSKYDAEGKSVINVITTTNAEEGYKGSFRQAYTRSDFSPPGANTNLDANFRRGKLSLTGNYGLLLGNTREILNTTRSRLKSTDQFRSVLMTDWNRKYTNFSNYNFGGQYDLNEKSYFSAEYSGSYNHLGGSTQSENAITSTVMSGLFKSNTANDNVTRNNSVTLNYNRNPDSLGSAFFIGAQYAGYVSDTDDHISEDNLVDEQVAFRILNNKAGYKIRLANAQLDYTKAFDLNHKLDFGMKYSYAANKSYSDFFITKNDNVFFPDGTQSADFKYQENIPAVYLNFNGQMNEKINYGLGIRNEWTSYKLETNVQGLENIKDSYFNLFPNAFISIKPADQTLFRFSYTSRITRPRYQSLNPSGIYQDAYTSIEGNPYLKPEKTHAFEAGLSYKVYSFKVGYNHTTDAISGAAIQGKAENTYVLKPLNFDRLDSWFISLSVPFNRDWWTSMNTVDMTYNKYMTSEFLYGLKRSRPQLHLYSVNSFKIGNLFRIQALGRYTGDLYDGIFYRKNQILVALGLEKDFLNKALRLNFTANDIFRRDRPSGSYEIGETYIEFARMNNNKYYRMTLSYNFGRLKKVTYSNKSTGQDENSRVR
- a CDS encoding SusC/RagA family TonB-linked outer membrane protein, whose protein sequence is MKCTLPFIKVCCALLILQGIYSNADGKPLSLVSGNFKRINQPPKTLAIVIQGVVKDAQGIPIPGVTIYVKGRKNAMTSTDSSGSFKISVNENDIIIFRMIGFVDKEVPVNGKTNISVILKEDKNDLNEVIVTGYGSINRKKTTAAIASITSKDIENLPAASVDVLLQGKLPGVNVQNFSGQPGVKTSLVVRGNTKIPMSSANFNTDDLYSNPLYVIDGIPIGDDEIRAFDATGTNFLASLNPNDVESIDVLKDASAAALYGSRAANGVILIKTKRGKLGVPRISFNTYHGYTQKPKEVATLIGAAERRQKMDLIYNYGTDLQLRNQVPQLLTDSLNPAFNNNNDYQNLFYQSGAVQNYDISVSGGSEAVNYRIGAGLYNEKGVVINTGYKRYSFNSNVGVNISKNLELITSLRASSGKRLVGSEQPSYNNYRNLFKINPVSMPSSLLQLSGVDRDAALNPYSYKRNDNVNNDLTGSGELRLTFLKDFRVSTRAAISYSTSKQDYSSPSFLQDDGLAYSESISNLRQKYILTNNLVWIKTLAKKHNITATAVQEFESRRNESTDLYGSGVPNDNIKIVNGIPNGKLFGSTDLSTYAKLSYLGAMHYDYDGKYLIDASYRADASSRFGKNNKWGYFPAVSVGWMISNEEFIKKFSWVDELKLRASWGRAGDESSIGDNSRYNAYTYDAGYQGATSTSYGGKTVVIPDYRGITNDNITWQRSDELNLGLDMILFKNRLNLTVDAYTRNTTGQMLSITIPEYSGYLNTFTNAAGVRNSGVEINLSGVAVKAKNFEWRPSLNLSFNKNMVTALPNGNRDLYYTDGSGRTSVYIVGKPINMYYMYINDGVITSTNDLLVNPYTGAVGATKWGTLRLGYPKWRDTNGDYFLSDNAGQNDLTFYGDPNPKVTGGFTNFFRYKGFSVQILTTFTFGRTIVNNTLAKRLSNGLFYGNPEDFAKASISDISKYNYWRQPGDQTTFPAINPYMGLYAWRASQSLFVEPGWYVRIKNVSLSYAFDAKKISWLKAAKIDNLRLYSTIDNLHIFQSFSGVDAERVDGMGYDYGDGYPIPTKYTLGVQVGF